A single window of Hippocampus zosterae strain Florida chromosome 15, ASM2543408v3, whole genome shotgun sequence DNA harbors:
- the LOC127617015 gene encoding DET1- and DDB1-associated protein 1-like, translating to MDFLKELPVFDKNNFAKFQADSNPQFAVYIPTQDYPSKQIIIQDSIYARSQFCEICKMLTLQHSLNSGRIINCRDARKALPRQREE from the exons ATGGATTTCTTGAAGGAGCTCCCCgtctttgacaaaaacaacttcGCCAAGTTTCAGGCAGACTCT aaTCCTCAATTTGCTGTCTATATTCCAACCCAGGATTATCCATCAAAGCAAA tcATTATCCAAGACAGTATTTACGCCCGCTCACAATTTTGTGAAATTTGCAAG ATGTTAACATTGCAGCACTCGTTGAACAGCGGGAGGATAATTAACTGCAGGGACGCGCGGAAGGCATTACCACGACAGAGAGAGGAATGA